One Caulobacter segnis genomic window carries:
- a CDS encoding 3-hydroxybutyryl-CoA dehydrogenase, whose translation MSEIKSVGVIGAGQMGSGIAHVVALGGYDVRLHDISRERIDAGLALIEKNMARQVGRGIIDDDAMKAALARIQPAEGLEAIGATDLAIEAATENEEIKKSIFRSLQPHLKPDTLLASNTSSISITRLASSTDRPERFIGLHFMNPVPLMKLVEIIRGIATDVPTYERAVAFAQSLGKITSNAEDFPAFIVNRVLVPMINEAIYTLYEGVGTVDAIDTAMKLGANHPMGPLELGDFIGLDTVLSIMNVLYEGLADSKYRPCPLLVKYVEAGWLGKKTGRGFYDYRGETPVPTR comes from the coding sequence CCAGATGGGGTCGGGCATCGCGCATGTCGTCGCCCTGGGCGGCTATGACGTACGTCTCCACGACATTTCGCGCGAGCGGATCGACGCGGGCCTCGCCCTGATCGAGAAGAACATGGCCCGGCAAGTCGGCCGCGGCATCATCGACGACGACGCCATGAAGGCGGCCCTGGCCCGCATCCAGCCGGCCGAGGGCCTGGAGGCCATCGGGGCCACCGACCTGGCCATCGAGGCGGCCACCGAGAACGAGGAGATCAAGAAGTCGATCTTCCGCAGCCTGCAGCCGCACCTCAAGCCCGACACGCTGCTGGCCTCGAACACCTCGTCGATCTCGATCACGCGCCTGGCCTCGTCCACGGACCGTCCCGAGCGCTTCATCGGCCTGCACTTCATGAACCCGGTGCCGCTGATGAAGCTGGTGGAGATCATCCGCGGCATCGCCACGGACGTCCCCACCTACGAGCGCGCCGTCGCCTTCGCCCAGTCGCTGGGCAAGATCACCAGCAACGCCGAGGACTTCCCCGCCTTCATCGTCAACCGCGTGCTGGTGCCGATGATCAACGAGGCGATCTACACCCTGTACGAGGGGGTCGGCACCGTCGACGCCATCGACACGGCCATGAAGCTGGGCGCCAACCATCCGATGGGCCCGCTGGAGCTGGGCGACTTCATCGGCCTGGACACCGTGCTGAGCATCATGAACGTGCTGTACGAGGGCCTGGCCGACAGCAAGTACCGCCCCTGCCCGCTGCTGGTGAAATATGTCGAAGCCGGGTGGCTTGGCAAAAAGACCGGTCGCGGCTTCTATGACTACCGGGGCGAGACGCCGGTTCCCACGCGCTAG
- a CDS encoding DUF418 domain-containing protein, protein MTEADKTPGPVLRPVAKDDRHLSLDILRGLGVMGILAVNAVGFAQPMSVYISPELSPFPLVGSEAAAWWVVHTFFHYKFVTLFSMLFGVSILLVGGERSDVARSALLRRRLGWLAVIGVLHGLLIWFGDILLLYACVGFVVMRFRSWPPGRLLAVGLGVVLLGSVLAVAPYLAIENAPPDVQRNVIAQIGQPATPGGVPLAIAEMRAGLASALLHNAKDWGVLQAGSVIIFSWRTGALMMIGMALYKWGFLTGRARTGVYLALIALGAVGLAWSGWENSIKLATGFAKPQAMGRYQLGYEFLTLPITLGYASLAILLIRSAAVRVLLTPLARLGQMAFTNYLTQSIIMTTLFWSGRGLGLFGQLDRVQLWLCVIAIWTLQLIWSPLWLARFRMGPLEWVWRRLSYGKDLERAG, encoded by the coding sequence ATGACCGAAGCCGACAAGACGCCCGGGCCGGTCCTGAGGCCGGTCGCCAAGGACGATCGGCATCTCAGCCTCGACATCCTGCGCGGCCTGGGCGTGATGGGCATCCTGGCCGTCAACGCCGTGGGCTTCGCCCAGCCGATGTCGGTCTATATCTCGCCGGAGCTGTCGCCGTTCCCGCTGGTCGGGTCCGAGGCCGCCGCCTGGTGGGTGGTCCACACCTTCTTCCACTACAAGTTCGTCACCCTGTTCTCGATGCTGTTCGGGGTGTCGATCCTGCTGGTCGGCGGCGAGCGGTCGGACGTCGCCCGGAGCGCCCTGCTGCGCCGACGGCTGGGATGGCTGGCCGTGATCGGCGTGCTGCACGGCCTGCTGATCTGGTTCGGCGACATCCTGCTGCTGTACGCCTGCGTCGGCTTCGTGGTGATGCGCTTCCGGTCCTGGCCGCCCGGGCGGCTGCTGGCCGTGGGGCTGGGCGTCGTCCTGCTGGGCTCGGTGCTGGCCGTGGCGCCGTACCTGGCCATCGAGAACGCGCCGCCGGACGTGCAACGCAACGTCATCGCCCAGATCGGCCAGCCCGCCACGCCCGGCGGCGTGCCCCTGGCCATCGCCGAGATGCGCGCGGGCCTGGCCTCGGCCCTGCTGCACAACGCCAAGGACTGGGGCGTGCTGCAGGCGGGCAGCGTGATCATCTTCAGCTGGCGCACGGGCGCCCTGATGATGATCGGCATGGCGCTGTACAAATGGGGCTTCCTGACCGGCCGGGCGCGCACCGGGGTCTATCTGGCGCTGATCGCCCTGGGCGCGGTCGGCCTGGCCTGGAGCGGCTGGGAGAACAGCATCAAGCTGGCGACCGGCTTCGCCAAACCGCAGGCCATGGGCCGCTACCAGCTGGGCTACGAGTTCCTGACCCTGCCCATCACCCTGGGCTACGCCTCGCTGGCTATTCTGCTGATCCGCTCGGCGGCCGTCCGCGTCCTGCTAACGCCGCTGGCGCGCCTGGGCCAGATGGCCTTCACCAACTACCTGACCCAGTCGATCATCATGACCACGCTCTTTTGGAGCGGCCGGGGCCTGGGCCTGTTCGGCCAGCTGGACCGCGTGCAGCTGTGGCTGTGCGTGATCGCCATCTGGACCCTGCAGCTGATCTGGTCGCCGCTGTGGCTGGCCCGCTTCCGCATGGGTCCGCTGGAATGGGTCTGGCGGCGACTGTCCTACGGCAAGGACCTGGAGCGGGCGGGGTAG